A single region of the Mus caroli unplaced genomic scaffold, CAROLI_EIJ_v1.1 scaffold_16662_1, whole genome shotgun sequence genome encodes:
- the LOC110287900 gene encoding olfactory receptor 14C36-like, translated as MANSTLVTNSTLVTEFMLEDFAETWELRILLSVLFLLVYLCSLLGNLIIIIVTTVDQTLNTPMYFFLRNLSILDMGFVSVTVPSACIXSFTDHXXISVXGCXAQVFLXLFCXXVEIQFLTIMAQDRYVAICKPLLYPMIMNHQFCVQTTLASLLTSLILASVHTFKTFQLSFCHSKVIPHFFCDIPSLLRLSCSDTFNNKLLILLTAIGLSGSCFTFIAISYVRILSAVLKVPVKGERGKAFSTCIPHIIVVSVFLSSAAYVYLRPPVVILEVVQEMTLSAFYTIVPPFLNPIIYSLRNKQIKEAVKKVVLRITFRFEYKKNEYLSEFSRGREMTK; from the coding sequence ATGGCCAACTCCACCCTGGTTACCAATTCTACCCTGGTTACCGAGTTCATGCTGGAAGATTTTGCTGAGACTTGGGAGCTCAGGATCCTACTCAGTGTGCTGTtcctgctggtgtatctgtgcaGCCTGTTAGGGAAccttatcatcatcattgttacTACAGTTGACCAGACCCTgaacacacccatgtacttcttcctcaggaATCTGTCCATTTTAGACATGGGGTTTGTATCTGTTACTGTGCCTAGTGCTTGTATCANTTCTTTCACTGACCACANGNNCATTTCTGTGGNNGGATGTGNAGCACAGGTCTTTTTGNTCTTATTTTGTNNNGNTGTAGAGATTCAGTTTCTCACCATCATGGCCCAGGATCGCTATGTAGCCATCTGCAAGCCTCTCCTTTACCCTATGATTATGAACCATCAATTCTGTGTTCAGACGACACTGGCTTCCCTACTTACCTCTCTTATCCTTGCAAGTGTGCACACGTTCAAAACTTTCCAGCTGTCCTTTTGTCACTCTAAAGTAATTCCGCATTTCTTCTGTGATATCCCCTCTTTGCTGAGGCTTTCTTGCTCTGACACCTTTAACAACAAACTCTTAATTTTGCTAACTGCCATTGGGCTCAGTGGTAGCTGCTTTACCTTCATTGCCATATCATATGTTCGCATATTATCAGCTGTCTTGAAGGTTCCtgtcaaaggagagagaggaaaagcctTTTCCACCTGTATCCCTCACATTATTGTGGTGTCTGTGTTTCTTAGTTCTGCTGCCTATGTGTATCTAAGACCTCCAGTAGTAATATTGGAAGTAGTTCAGGAGATGACACTTTCTGCATTCTATACCATTGTCCCACCATTCCTAAATCCTATCATCTATAGTCttagaaacaaacagataaaGGAGGCTGTGAAGAAAGTGGTATTAAGAATTACTTTCAGATTTGAATATAAAAAGAATGAGTACTTGTCAGAGTTTTCTAGAGGAagagaaatgacaaaataa